A single region of the Paramicrobacterium fandaimingii genome encodes:
- the hemL gene encoding glutamate-1-semialdehyde 2,1-aminomutase → MTATQHVNDELFAKAKQAIPGGVNSPVRAYGSVGGTPRFLVRAEGAYVYDADGTEYVDLVASWGPAILGHAEPTVVKAVQDAAALGLSFGASTPGETDLAELVEQRVSAVEKLRLVSTGTEATMTAIRLARGFTGRDLLIKFAGHYHGHSDGLLAAAGSGVATMALPGSAGVPSPIAAQTLVLPYNDIDAVRAAFAEHGNRIAGIIVEAAAANMGVLAPKPGYNAALASIAHEHGALLILDEVLTGFRVSSGGYWTLSNKQGPAYQPDLFTFGKVIGGGMPVAALGGRADVMEHLAPTGPVYQAGTLSGNPVAMAAGIATLQGATPAVYAHLDRTADVLAAEVSSSLEHEGVAHTVQRAGNLFSFAFTDEAPVDYADVQAQDAWRYPPFFHAMLAAGVALPPSVFEAWFVTAAHDDAAVNRIVDALPAAARAAASASAS, encoded by the coding sequence GTGACAGCAACGCAGCATGTGAACGACGAGCTCTTCGCGAAGGCGAAGCAGGCGATCCCCGGCGGCGTGAACTCTCCCGTGCGCGCGTACGGGTCCGTTGGCGGAACCCCGCGCTTTCTCGTGCGCGCCGAGGGTGCGTACGTGTACGACGCCGACGGCACCGAGTACGTCGACCTCGTGGCATCCTGGGGTCCGGCGATTCTCGGCCATGCCGAGCCCACCGTCGTGAAAGCGGTTCAGGATGCCGCGGCACTCGGCCTGTCATTCGGCGCCTCGACTCCTGGCGAAACCGACCTCGCCGAGCTTGTCGAACAGCGTGTCTCGGCCGTCGAAAAGCTGCGACTCGTCTCGACGGGAACCGAGGCAACGATGACCGCGATCCGCCTCGCGCGCGGATTTACCGGCCGAGACCTTCTGATCAAGTTCGCTGGGCACTACCACGGTCACTCAGATGGGCTCCTCGCCGCGGCGGGCTCCGGCGTCGCGACGATGGCGCTTCCTGGCTCCGCCGGGGTGCCGTCGCCGATCGCGGCGCAGACGCTCGTGCTTCCCTACAACGACATCGACGCCGTGCGCGCCGCCTTCGCCGAGCATGGCAATCGCATTGCCGGCATCATCGTCGAGGCAGCGGCGGCGAACATGGGTGTGCTCGCGCCGAAGCCGGGCTACAACGCCGCGCTCGCGAGCATCGCTCATGAGCACGGGGCGCTGCTCATTCTCGACGAGGTGCTCACAGGGTTCCGCGTCTCGTCCGGCGGCTATTGGACGCTCTCGAACAAGCAGGGCCCGGCGTATCAGCCCGACCTCTTCACATTCGGAAAGGTGATCGGCGGAGGCATGCCCGTCGCCGCGCTCGGCGGGCGCGCAGACGTGATGGAGCATCTGGCGCCAACCGGTCCGGTCTACCAGGCAGGAACCCTCTCGGGAAACCCCGTCGCCATGGCCGCGGGAATCGCGACACTTCAGGGCGCGACACCCGCCGTGTATGCGCACCTCGACCGCACGGCAGACGTGCTCGCCGCTGAAGTGTCGAGCTCGCTCGAGCACGAGGGCGTTGCGCACACCGTGCAGCGGGCGGGCAACCTGTTCAGCTTCGCGTTCACCGACGAGGCACCGGTCGACTATGCGGACGTTCAGGCACAGGATGCCTGGCGGTACCCGCCGTTCTTCCACGCGATGCTCGCCGCCGGAGTGGCACTGCCGCCGAGCGTTTTCGAGGCGTGGTTCGTCACCGCGGCACACGACGATGCAGCGGTGAACCGCATCGTCGACGCCCTCCCCGCGGCAGCGCGAGCGGCAGCATCCGCTTCGGCTTCCTGA